One Flavobacteriales bacterium DNA window includes the following coding sequences:
- a CDS encoding decaprenyl-phosphate phosphoribosyltransferase has translation MHIIRLLRPQQWIKNLILFFPVFFAGKITDVGAIQWVLLGVLAFCLAASAVYILNDWMDREADKLHPVKRFRPIASGHVAAGQAVVTMILLAGSALTIAFMLDQTFLLILAGYLLLNISYTMGLKHVAVLDVSIVGLGFLIRILAGGVLADVEISRWIVLVSFVLALFLAIAKRREDVLLHQESGEVTRKSVTGYNLPYISGAIILMAAVVIVAYMMYTVSPEVIARTHSPHLYLTTILVIIGVLKYLQLTLVENKSGDPVRLLLGQPFLLVLVVAWLAIMYLMIYL, from the coding sequence ATGCACATCATCCGACTCTTACGCCCTCAACAATGGATCAAGAACCTGATCCTTTTCTTTCCGGTGTTCTTTGCCGGGAAGATCACGGATGTTGGGGCCATTCAATGGGTATTATTGGGCGTCCTGGCATTTTGCCTGGCGGCATCTGCAGTTTATATTCTTAACGACTGGATGGACCGCGAAGCGGATAAGCTTCATCCCGTGAAGCGTTTCCGGCCCATCGCATCAGGTCATGTGGCTGCCGGACAAGCTGTCGTCACGATGATACTTTTGGCTGGCTCTGCCCTAACCATCGCCTTTATGCTGGATCAGACTTTCCTGCTGATTCTTGCTGGTTACCTGTTACTCAACATCAGTTATACCATGGGCCTGAAACACGTGGCCGTATTGGATGTAAGCATTGTGGGGCTCGGCTTTCTCATTCGTATTCTGGCCGGGGGTGTACTGGCGGACGTAGAGATCTCCAGGTGGATCGTGCTGGTATCATTTGTTCTGGCATTGTTCCTTGCCATTGCTAAAAGACGGGAGGATGTGTTGCTTCATCAGGAAAGCGGTGAGGTCACCAGGAAGTCCGTTACCGGTTACAACCTGCCCTATATTTCCGGCGCGATCATCCTGATGGCCGCTGTGGTGATCGTCGCATACATGATGTATACGGTATCACCGGAGGTGATCGCACGCACCCATTCTCCGCATCTTTATCTCACCACGATCCTGGTGATCATTGGCGTATTAAAATACCTCCAGTTGACCCTGGTGGAAAACAAAAGTGGTGATCCAGTCAGACTGTTACTCGGTCAACCGTTCCTTTTGGTGCTGGTGGTGGCGTGGTTGGCAATCATGTATTTGATGATCTACCTATGA
- a CDS encoding ABC transporter ATP-binding protein, giving the protein MQGKKLVEIRDLVTEFRTEDEYVKAVNEISFTINRGQTVGVVGESGSGKSVTALSVMRLVASPPGKISKGEILFDSPTIGPVDLLKLSEKQMRSLRGNEIAMIFQEPMTSLNPVITNGSQVMEAIMLHQNVDKKEAKERTIALFEEVQLPRPEVIFKNYPHQISGGQKQRVMIAMAMSCNPSVLIADEPTTALDVTVQKTILDLMKKLQQQHDMGILFITHDLGVIAELADQVVVMYKGKIVEQGTVWDIFSNPQHPYTKGLLACRPPLDKKLHWLPTVSDFMKVGGDGVMTESTNTVEEVLSRFEVSRDEQRQRELGLYGRDPLLKVRNLKTYFPAGNGMFGKGKDYTRAVDDVTFDVYPGETLGLVGESGCGKTTLGRTILRLIDPTEGEVYFDERPIHSMTQDELRPIRKDIQIIFQDPYSSLNPRMTIGEAILEPMRVHKIGESDKERKGKVIELLKRVNLQESHYHRYPHEFSGGQRQRICIARALGLKPRFIICDESVSALDVSVQAQVLNLLIELRESFGFTYIFISHDLSVVKFMSDRMIVMNNGKIEEMGPAEEIYHRPQSDYTKKLINAIPKGRLEDIQQAMKVKGQG; this is encoded by the coding sequence ATGCAAGGAAAGAAGCTGGTTGAGATCAGGGATCTGGTGACCGAGTTTCGTACCGAAGACGAGTACGTAAAGGCGGTCAATGAAATTTCATTCACCATCAACAGGGGTCAGACCGTGGGTGTGGTGGGTGAGTCCGGTTCCGGGAAGTCCGTTACCGCACTTTCGGTCATGCGTCTGGTTGCCAGTCCACCCGGCAAAATCTCCAAAGGTGAGATTCTATTCGACAGTCCCACCATCGGTCCAGTGGATCTGTTAAAGCTTTCGGAGAAACAAATGCGAAGCCTGCGTGGCAATGAGATCGCCATGATCTTCCAGGAGCCGATGACCTCACTCAACCCGGTGATCACCAATGGAAGTCAGGTGATGGAAGCCATCATGCTGCACCAGAATGTAGACAAGAAAGAAGCGAAGGAACGCACCATTGCCTTGTTTGAAGAGGTGCAACTTCCCAGGCCTGAAGTAATCTTCAAAAACTATCCACACCAGATATCAGGTGGACAAAAGCAACGGGTGATGATTGCCATGGCCATGTCGTGTAATCCGTCCGTACTGATTGCTGATGAACCCACCACCGCCCTGGATGTTACCGTACAAAAGACCATCCTGGATCTGATGAAGAAATTGCAGCAACAGCATGACATGGGCATCCTGTTCATCACCCACGATCTTGGTGTGATTGCTGAACTGGCGGATCAGGTGGTGGTGATGTACAAGGGTAAGATCGTAGAGCAGGGAACTGTCTGGGATATCTTCTCGAATCCACAACATCCATATACAAAAGGCTTGCTTGCCTGTCGCCCGCCGCTGGATAAAAAACTCCATTGGTTGCCAACGGTCTCCGATTTTATGAAGGTCGGGGGAGATGGTGTAATGACGGAAAGTACCAATACCGTTGAAGAAGTATTATCACGGTTTGAAGTTTCCAGGGATGAGCAAAGGCAGCGGGAACTCGGACTATACGGCAGGGATCCCTTGCTGAAAGTAAGAAACCTGAAAACATATTTTCCTGCCGGCAATGGTATGTTCGGCAAAGGGAAAGACTATACGCGGGCGGTAGACGACGTGACCTTCGATGTTTATCCCGGAGAAACACTTGGCCTTGTAGGCGAGTCGGGGTGTGGAAAAACCACGCTTGGCAGGACCATTCTCCGGCTCATTGATCCGACGGAAGGAGAGGTGTATTTTGATGAACGGCCCATCCATTCCATGACACAGGATGAGCTCCGCCCGATCCGCAAGGACATACAGATCATCTTTCAGGACCCGTATTCTTCTCTTAATCCGCGCATGACCATTGGTGAGGCCATCCTGGAGCCCATGCGTGTGCATAAGATCGGTGAGTCCGACAAGGAGAGAAAGGGGAAGGTGATTGAATTGCTGAAGCGTGTGAATCTGCAGGAAAGTCATTACCACAGGTATCCCCATGAGTTTTCCGGTGGCCAGCGACAACGTATCTGCATTGCCCGTGCGCTGGGTTTGAAGCCCAGATTTATCATCTGTGATGAGAGCGTTTCGGCGTTGGACGTTTCCGTGCAGGCGCAGGTGCTGAACCTGTTAATAGAGCTACGCGAGTCGTTCGGCTTTACGTATATTTTTATTTCCCATGACCTCTCGGTCGTAAAATTCATGTCTGACCGGATGATCGTCATGAACAACGGAAAGATCGAAGAGATGGGGCCTGCGGAAGAGATCTACCATCGCCCGCAATCAGACTATACCAAAAAACTTATCAATGCCATTCCCAAAGGTCGCCTGGAAGATATCCAGCAGGCGATGAAGGTGAAGGGACAGGGATAG
- the lysS gene encoding lysine--tRNA ligase: MAKELSEQERIRRDSLEKLTELGINPYPAEAFEVNTSAKEILDHYELNKIHYKNISMAGRIMSRRIMGNASFAELQDATGRIQVYIKRDEICKGEDQSLYNTVFKKLLDIGDIIGVKGYVFTTNTGTISIHVTELKLLCKSLRPLPIVKTDHEGHVHDAFTDPDQRYRMRYVDLIVNHEVKDTFIKRTRMVNSMRNFLADKGYLEVETPVLQPIYGGAAARPFKTHHNTLDMTLYLRIANELYLKRLIVGGYNGVFEFSKDFRNEGMSRFHNPEFTQVELYVAYKDYEWMMNLAETLIEKVAMDLHGTTEVQVGEHVINFQRPWKRYTMYEAIAHFTGVDISEMNEDELRAAAKSMDIHVDKSMGKGKIIDEIFGEKCEPHLIQPTFITDYPVEMSPLAKKHRTKEGLVERFEAICNGKEICNAFSELNDPIDQRKRFEEQLELGKRGDEEAMVLDEDFLRAIEYGMPPTAGIGIGIDRLAMIMTDSDSIQDVLFFPQMRPEKRVEMIPATTGLDPEGDAALAEKFINAVPSHLVEPILSEQEELVLKVMGSNSISLDELRDKVNLSKNQWDKAIKGLREKERVQVKKEGDKMFITLSDKP; the protein is encoded by the coding sequence ATGGCCAAAGAACTGAGCGAACAAGAACGCATTAGGAGAGATTCTCTTGAAAAACTGACCGAGCTGGGCATCAATCCCTACCCTGCCGAAGCTTTTGAGGTCAACACTTCAGCCAAAGAAATTCTGGATCACTACGAGTTGAACAAGATCCATTATAAGAATATCAGCATGGCCGGACGGATCATGTCCCGCCGGATCATGGGCAATGCCTCGTTTGCAGAATTGCAGGACGCCACCGGACGAATTCAGGTCTACATCAAAAGAGATGAAATTTGTAAAGGAGAAGACCAATCCCTTTACAATACCGTGTTCAAAAAATTACTGGATATCGGTGATATCATCGGTGTCAAAGGTTATGTGTTCACCACCAACACCGGAACCATTTCCATCCATGTAACCGAGCTGAAACTGCTTTGCAAATCGCTCCGACCATTGCCTATTGTCAAAACCGACCACGAAGGTCACGTGCACGATGCATTCACAGATCCTGACCAGCGCTACCGCATGCGTTATGTGGATCTGATCGTGAATCATGAGGTTAAGGACACCTTCATCAAACGCACCCGTATGGTGAATTCCATGCGGAATTTCCTGGCCGACAAGGGTTATCTTGAAGTAGAGACACCGGTGTTGCAGCCAATATACGGAGGCGCTGCCGCCCGACCGTTCAAGACGCATCACAATACCCTTGACATGACCCTGTACCTGCGTATCGCCAATGAGCTATACCTGAAACGCCTGATCGTAGGCGGGTACAACGGCGTGTTTGAATTCTCGAAAGATTTCCGGAATGAAGGGATGAGCCGCTTCCACAACCCGGAATTCACCCAGGTGGAACTGTACGTGGCTTACAAGGATTATGAATGGATGATGAACCTCGCCGAGACCCTGATCGAAAAAGTCGCGATGGACCTGCATGGTACCACCGAGGTACAGGTGGGGGAACACGTCATCAACTTCCAGCGCCCCTGGAAACGATACACCATGTATGAGGCCATTGCACATTTTACCGGTGTGGATATCTCCGAAATGAACGAGGATGAATTGAGGGCGGCCGCCAAGTCCATGGATATACATGTAGACAAGTCCATGGGCAAAGGCAAGATCATCGATGAGATCTTCGGAGAGAAGTGCGAACCACACCTCATTCAACCAACCTTTATCACCGACTACCCTGTGGAAATGTCGCCACTGGCGAAAAAACACCGCACCAAGGAAGGATTGGTGGAACGCTTCGAAGCTATCTGCAACGGTAAAGAGATCTGCAATGCTTTCTCGGAACTGAACGACCCCATCGACCAACGCAAGCGTTTCGAAGAACAATTGGAGCTTGGTAAGCGCGGCGATGAAGAGGCCATGGTCCTGGACGAGGATTTCCTCCGTGCCATCGAATATGGCATGCCACCAACCGCCGGAATCGGCATCGGTATTGACCGCCTGGCTATGATCATGACCGATAGCGACAGCATCCAGGATGTGTTGTTCTTCCCTCAGATGAGGCCGGAGAAACGTGTAGAAATGATACCAGCGACAACAGGCCTTGATCCGGAAGGAGATGCAGCACTTGCAGAAAAATTTATCAACGCTGTGCCGTCTCACTTGGTGGAGCCCATATTATCAGAGCAAGAAGAATTGGTACTGAAAGTCATGGGAAGCAACAGCATTTCCCTTGATGAGCTTCGTGACAAGGTTAATCTCAGTAAGAACCAATGGGATAAAGCCATTAAAGGATTGAGGGAGAAGGAGCGTGTCCAGGTTAAGAAAGAAGGCGATAAAATGTTCATCACATTGTCTGACAAACCTTAA
- a CDS encoding NAD(P)H-dependent glycerol-3-phosphate dehydrogenase has protein sequence MSIGVIGGGSWATALAKLLCNNVKEITWWMRNPEAIAHMERFHHNRQYLSSVEFNPEQIRMENDLQKVVDHCTHLILSVPSAFLLGVFKDFPVEGMENKIVFSAIKGIVPEYNAIPARFIHKQFRVPYENIGIICGPCHAEEVALEKLSYLTVGCQDEKKASVLADLLACRYIKTSTTDDLFGTELSAVLKNVFAIASGICHGLGYGDNFQAVLIANGIQEIERFVDAVHPIHRDVKSSAYLGDLLVTAYSQFSRNRTFGNMIGKGYSVKSAQMEMDMIAEGYYAVRCIQEINKKFQVDIPICDAVYRILYEKISPVAEMRILSENLT, from the coding sequence ATTTCAATAGGCGTAATAGGTGGTGGTAGCTGGGCTACAGCCCTCGCGAAACTTCTTTGCAACAATGTAAAGGAGATCACCTGGTGGATGCGCAACCCCGAGGCCATTGCGCACATGGAGCGCTTCCATCACAACCGGCAATACCTGAGTTCGGTTGAATTCAATCCCGAGCAGATCCGCATGGAGAACGACCTCCAGAAGGTCGTGGATCATTGCACCCATCTGATTCTCTCTGTGCCTTCCGCATTTTTGCTGGGTGTGTTCAAAGACTTTCCGGTGGAAGGCATGGAAAACAAGATCGTTTTCTCAGCCATCAAGGGTATTGTTCCGGAATACAATGCCATACCTGCACGATTCATCCATAAGCAATTTCGTGTGCCTTATGAGAACATCGGCATCATCTGCGGGCCCTGTCATGCAGAGGAAGTGGCCCTGGAAAAATTATCCTACCTGACCGTGGGTTGCCAGGATGAAAAAAAGGCATCTGTTCTGGCCGATCTCCTCGCATGCAGGTATATCAAGACTTCCACAACCGATGACCTCTTCGGGACCGAGCTCTCCGCCGTGCTGAAGAACGTATTCGCTATCGCCAGTGGTATTTGCCATGGCCTGGGTTATGGCGACAACTTCCAGGCGGTCCTGATCGCCAATGGCATCCAGGAAATTGAACGCTTCGTGGATGCAGTACACCCCATTCACCGGGATGTCAAAAGCTCGGCCTATCTGGGCGATCTCCTGGTAACCGCATACTCTCAGTTTTCCCGCAACCGGACCTTTGGCAATATGATCGGGAAAGGATACTCGGTGAAGTCGGCGCAGATGGAAATGGATATGATCGCTGAAGGCTATTATGCCGTACGTTGCATTCAGGAAATCAATAAAAAGTTCCAGGTAGATATTCCCATTTGCGATGCGGTATACCGGATACTTTATGAGAAAATCTCGCCGGTAGCGGAGATGCGTATCCTTTCTGAAAACCTGACTTAA
- the lipB gene encoding lipoyl(octanoyl) transferase LipB yields the protein MEKTLFVDLGMKAYQPAWDLQEELFSRIIAWKMQSRNAGTPTAPPPHYLLFCEHPHVYTLGKTGADENLLINNQELAEKEATYVRINRGGDITYHGPGQIVGYPILDLERFFTDIHRYMRSLEEGVIRTLADYGIEAGRIEGLTGVWLDPEDPGKARKICALGVKSSRWVTMHGFAFNVDTDLSYFGHIVPCGITDKGVTSMAKELNARPDMEEVKARLKDHLADVFGMTLVPTEEAELKVHPSEKEAS from the coding sequence ATGGAAAAAACCTTATTCGTTGATCTGGGAATGAAAGCGTACCAGCCCGCCTGGGACCTTCAGGAGGAGCTGTTCTCCCGGATCATCGCATGGAAAATGCAATCCAGAAACGCGGGAACACCAACCGCTCCCCCGCCCCACTATCTGCTTTTCTGTGAACATCCGCACGTTTATACACTGGGTAAGACAGGAGCGGACGAAAACTTATTGATCAACAATCAGGAACTCGCGGAGAAAGAGGCCACCTATGTTCGCATTAACCGCGGCGGAGATATCACTTATCATGGCCCCGGTCAGATCGTGGGCTACCCTATCCTGGACCTGGAACGTTTTTTTACGGACATACATCGTTATATGCGCTCACTGGAAGAAGGGGTGATCCGCACGCTTGCAGACTATGGCATTGAGGCGGGACGCATCGAAGGCCTCACCGGTGTATGGCTGGATCCGGAAGATCCTGGTAAGGCCAGGAAGATATGCGCCTTGGGAGTGAAGTCCAGCCGCTGGGTTACCATGCATGGCTTTGCCTTTAATGTGGACACCGATCTGAGTTATTTCGGTCATATCGTACCTTGCGGAATTACCGACAAAGGAGTGACCTCCATGGCCAAAGAGCTGAATGCACGTCCGGATATGGAAGAAGTGAAAGCGCGGTTGAAGGACCACCTTGCGGATGTATTCGGTATGACCCTGGTTCCTACAGAAGAAGCGGAATTGAAAGTTCACCCGAGTGAAAAAGAAGCTTCATGA
- a CDS encoding bifunctional phosphoglucose/phosphomannose isomerase: protein MRELISNFPNQLREAMSIGTSTPLREADKTFDNVLITGLGGSGIAGTIIAELTAQHVKIPVTVNNDYFIPAFVGPRTLVIASSYSGNTEETLEAFEHARKQGAHIVCITSGGKIAQLADEYGFDKIVIPGGMPPRSCFGYSLTQQFIIFSHFGLINQAMVDALKGVPDFLDANLTEIMKKAEELTNLLYGRMPVIYAGAGTGGVAIRFRQQVNENAKMLCWHHVLPEMNHNELVGWAGGDDEKAVVVFRNETDYKSTQKRMDVSKEVILKYTPHYTEVWSKGQDPVTRALYLVHLGDWVSLLLGEKKGVDVVEVNVIDHLKSALAAI from the coding sequence ATGCGAGAACTGATCAGCAACTTCCCCAACCAACTTCGGGAGGCCATGTCCATTGGAACTTCAACCCCCTTGCGTGAAGCGGATAAAACCTTTGACAACGTATTGATCACTGGCTTGGGTGGTTCCGGTATCGCCGGGACCATCATTGCGGAACTGACCGCGCAACATGTGAAGATTCCTGTCACCGTAAACAACGACTATTTTATTCCGGCATTCGTAGGACCCAGAACGTTGGTGATTGCCTCTTCTTATTCGGGAAACACCGAAGAAACGCTCGAAGCATTTGAACATGCCCGTAAGCAAGGTGCACACATCGTGTGTATCACCTCAGGCGGAAAGATCGCACAGCTTGCCGATGAGTATGGTTTCGACAAGATCGTTATTCCCGGTGGGATGCCACCGAGGTCTTGTTTCGGATATTCACTCACCCAACAATTTATCATCTTCAGTCATTTCGGTCTCATCAATCAGGCTATGGTGGATGCTTTGAAGGGCGTTCCGGATTTTCTGGATGCGAATCTCACAGAGATCATGAAGAAAGCCGAAGAACTCACAAACTTGTTGTATGGACGTATGCCGGTCATCTATGCCGGAGCAGGTACGGGAGGCGTGGCCATCCGTTTCAGACAACAGGTGAATGAAAATGCAAAGATGCTGTGCTGGCATCACGTGCTTCCGGAAATGAATCACAACGAACTCGTTGGATGGGCCGGTGGCGACGATGAAAAGGCCGTGGTCGTTTTTCGTAATGAGACAGACTACAAGAGCACCCAAAAGCGAATGGATGTCAGCAAGGAAGTGATCCTGAAGTATACCCCGCATTACACTGAGGTGTGGTCCAAAGGTCAAGATCCCGTGACCCGTGCGCTTTACCTGGTGCATCTTGGCGACTGGGTATCGTTACTGTTAGGGGAAAAGAAGGGCGTGGATGTCGTGGAGGTGAATGTGATCGATCACCTGAAATCCGCATTGGCGGCTATCTGA
- a CDS encoding serine hydrolase, whose product MKKRLIITLIILTALAAVIHFTGNNYLYSAVYHNFANIDDYRFFPNRTIDAGQPQPWPVSTQYNTGAFTPSEQENIESLDPVAFLVFRNDSLLFERYWDGLDQNGISGSFSMAKSVVGALIGVAIGEGRIRNVDQPVGDFIPSFKEGDKGKITIRHLLTMSSGLDWDESYASPLSVTTRAYYGDNIPVLVDEMKAIEPPGVDYKYLSGNTLVLAEVIRQATGKKLSDYLSETLWKPMGAEHDGLWSTDREGGTEKAYCCITATARDFARIGKLYKDGGTWNGRQLIPAEYIAESIHPARLNDEGHPLERYGYAWWLLNHHGMKIFYARGILGQYVFVIPEHQVIIVRLGHHRNSEYVQGHPLDVIQNIETGLRLAGISGHEE is encoded by the coding sequence ATGAAGAAACGCCTGATCATCACCCTGATCATCCTCACAGCACTGGCAGCTGTTATTCATTTTACCGGAAACAATTATCTGTATTCCGCCGTCTACCACAATTTTGCTAACATCGACGATTACCGGTTCTTCCCAAACCGAACCATTGATGCCGGGCAACCTCAGCCCTGGCCTGTTTCAACCCAATACAACACAGGTGCATTCACCCCATCGGAACAGGAAAACATAGAATCACTGGACCCTGTAGCGTTTCTTGTTTTCCGAAACGATTCACTATTGTTCGAACGCTACTGGGATGGACTGGATCAGAATGGGATCTCCGGTTCCTTTTCCATGGCCAAGTCTGTGGTTGGTGCACTGATCGGGGTCGCCATCGGAGAAGGTCGGATCCGGAATGTAGACCAACCGGTAGGAGACTTCATCCCCTCATTCAAAGAGGGAGATAAAGGCAAGATCACCATTCGCCATCTTCTTACCATGTCCAGCGGCCTGGATTGGGATGAAAGTTATGCCAGTCCGCTATCCGTTACCACCCGTGCTTACTATGGCGATAATATCCCCGTGCTGGTGGATGAAATGAAAGCCATTGAACCACCAGGTGTCGACTATAAATATTTGTCCGGCAATACGCTGGTTCTGGCAGAAGTGATACGCCAGGCAACCGGAAAGAAACTGAGTGATTACCTGTCTGAAACACTTTGGAAACCCATGGGTGCGGAACATGACGGCTTGTGGAGTACGGACAGGGAAGGGGGTACGGAGAAGGCATATTGCTGCATTACGGCAACAGCCAGGGACTTTGCACGTATAGGAAAATTGTACAAGGATGGTGGTACGTGGAACGGCCGGCAGCTTATTCCTGCTGAATACATCGCGGAATCCATCCATCCGGCGCGTTTAAATGATGAAGGGCATCCGTTGGAACGATATGGATATGCGTGGTGGCTTCTGAACCACCATGGGATGAAAATATTTTATGCCAGGGGAATTCTCGGGCAGTATGTATTTGTCATCCCGGAGCATCAGGTGATCATCGTCAGGTTGGGACATCACCGTAACAGTGAATACGTTCAGGGTCACCCTTTGGATGTGATACAAAATATTGAAACCGGTCTGCGTCTTGCCGGTATCTCTGGCCATGAGGAGTAA
- a CDS encoding 3'-5' exonuclease, with protein MLDHINLDNVLFLDIETVPCWYNYEDLPDAYRALWERKALSLARGQEVEPEDVYERAGIYAEFGKVICISVGFVTPVNGQPGIKIKSFAGDDEHALLNDFANLLNSHYNKPQHLLCAHNGKEFDFPYLARRMLIQGIRLPRILDIAGKKPWEVNFLDTMELWKFGDYKNYTSLNTLTTVFGIPTPKDDITGADVARVYWEEKDLERIVVYCQKDVVAMVQLLLRFKGMPVISEDNVQFIGS; from the coding sequence ATGCTCGACCACATCAACCTGGACAATGTGTTGTTTTTGGATATTGAGACCGTTCCATGCTGGTACAATTATGAAGATTTGCCTGATGCATATCGCGCATTGTGGGAAAGAAAGGCATTGTCACTTGCCCGGGGGCAGGAGGTGGAACCTGAAGATGTGTACGAACGCGCCGGAATCTATGCGGAATTCGGAAAAGTGATATGCATTTCGGTGGGTTTCGTTACCCCTGTCAATGGCCAGCCAGGGATCAAGATCAAATCATTTGCAGGAGATGATGAACATGCGTTGCTGAATGATTTTGCCAACCTTCTGAACAGCCATTATAACAAACCGCAACACTTGCTTTGTGCACATAACGGCAAGGAATTCGATTTTCCTTACCTCGCCCGGCGCATGCTGATCCAAGGTATCCGGTTGCCCAGGATTCTCGACATCGCGGGAAAAAAACCCTGGGAAGTCAATTTCCTTGATACCATGGAACTGTGGAAATTCGGAGATTACAAGAACTACACTTCCCTCAATACCCTTACCACGGTTTTCGGAATCCCGACCCCGAAGGATGACATCACCGGAGCCGATGTGGCCCGTGTGTATTGGGAAGAAAAGGACCTTGAACGGATTGTTGTTTACTGTCAGAAAGATGTGGTTGCCATGGTACAACTTCTGCTCAGGTTCAAGGGTATGCCTGTTATTTCCGAAGACAACGTACAATTCATTGGCTCCTAA